The Flavobacterium jumunjinense genome includes a region encoding these proteins:
- a CDS encoding DUF3857 and transglutaminase domain-containing protein → MKLNHLKLIIIIGLITSNLFSQDYKLGKVTIEELKEKRHPIDSSAAAAILFKKGESKFEINSSGEWTLVTDVDYKIKIYKKEGLDNANQEVYYYVGGAREETLRFKNAVTYNLVDGKIEKTKLKSDGEFKEEINEDNKVKKITMPQVKEGSIIEYSYTLRSPFIVKFDDWYFQSEIPVNHVEYSVYVPKYFKYRTVITGYESVSVEDVAISTGSFPQQKYTYTIENVPALKEENFVTNIKNYTSILKNELVSISYPGEPVDNIALDWDGVVKTIYDDDRFGKELKSKSYFEDDLKIIIEGLATDKEKIQAIYKFVQNKMTWNDNNGVFTKDGVRKAYKNKTGNVAEINLILIAMLKEAGIEANPILVSTRKNGIALYPNRTAFNYVVAGIEVQDDVILLDATNKNLTVGMLPLRAVNWYGRIVRERGSSNEIDLLDVSHSNENVIILGKINADGKIEGKLRRQLTRYNSLLHRDNYSEVSEDSYIEKLENRYKSVEIGEYKVDNLKEVEKPVVETYSFVENNSVEIIGNKMYISPLMFFTLNENPFKVDERKYPVDFHFPFKDSYNVSLTIPDGYEVEFLPEASSLLMENGYGVFRYNVSSSEKSIQMLVNFNVNAFYVPSQNYATLKNFFKIMIEKQTEKIILIKK, encoded by the coding sequence ATGAAGTTAAATCATTTAAAATTGATCATAATAATTGGTCTTATTACTTCGAATTTGTTTTCTCAAGATTATAAATTGGGAAAAGTAACAATAGAAGAATTAAAAGAAAAGCGTCATCCGATAGATTCATCTGCTGCTGCTGCCATTCTCTTCAAAAAAGGAGAGAGTAAATTTGAAATAAATAGTTCTGGAGAATGGACTCTTGTAACCGATGTAGATTATAAAATTAAAATATATAAGAAAGAAGGTCTGGATAATGCGAATCAAGAGGTATATTATTATGTTGGTGGAGCAAGAGAGGAGACATTGCGTTTTAAAAATGCTGTAACTTATAACTTAGTTGATGGGAAAATTGAAAAGACAAAATTGAAATCAGATGGTGAGTTTAAGGAAGAAATAAATGAAGATAATAAAGTAAAGAAAATAACGATGCCTCAAGTTAAGGAAGGTTCCATAATTGAATATTCGTACACTTTAAGGTCTCCTTTTATAGTAAAATTTGATGACTGGTATTTTCAAAGTGAAATTCCAGTAAATCATGTTGAATATAGCGTATACGTTCCTAAATATTTTAAATACAGAACGGTTATTACAGGTTATGAAAGTGTGAGTGTGGAAGATGTTGCTATCTCTACAGGGAGTTTTCCGCAGCAAAAATATACGTACACAATAGAAAATGTTCCAGCTTTAAAAGAGGAAAATTTCGTTACCAATATAAAAAACTATACTTCTATTTTAAAAAATGAGTTAGTCTCTATTTCATATCCAGGTGAACCAGTAGATAATATTGCCTTAGATTGGGATGGTGTAGTTAAGACAATTTATGATGATGATAGATTTGGTAAAGAATTAAAGAGTAAGTCTTATTTTGAAGACGATTTAAAAATTATTATTGAAGGATTAGCGACAGATAAAGAGAAAATTCAAGCAATTTATAAGTTTGTTCAAAATAAGATGACTTGGAATGATAATAATGGGGTTTTTACAAAGGATGGAGTAAGGAAAGCGTATAAAAACAAGACAGGTAATGTAGCGGAAATAAATCTTATTTTAATTGCAATGCTTAAAGAAGCAGGTATAGAAGCGAACCCAATTCTAGTAAGTACAAGAAAAAACGGGATAGCACTTTATCCTAACCGCACAGCATTTAATTATGTGGTAGCAGGTATAGAAGTTCAGGACGATGTAATATTGTTAGACGCTACTAATAAAAACCTGACAGTTGGAATGTTGCCGCTTAGAGCGGTAAATTGGTACGGGAGAATAGTAAGAGAAAGAGGAAGTTCAAATGAGATAGATCTACTGGATGTTTCACACTCTAATGAGAATGTGATTATTTTAGGAAAAATTAATGCTGATGGAAAAATAGAAGGGAAATTAAGAAGACAATTGACGCGTTATAATTCACTATTACATAGAGATAACTATAGTGAGGTTTCAGAAGATAGCTATATTGAAAAATTAGAGAATAGATATAAAAGTGTTGAAATCGGTGAGTACAAAGTAGATAATCTAAAGGAAGTTGAGAAACCAGTTGTAGAAACATATTCTTTTGTAGAAAATAATTCTGTAGAAATTATAGGAAATAAAATGTACATATCGCCTTTAATGTTTTTTACTTTAAATGAAAATCCATTTAAAGTTGATGAAAGGAAGTATCCAGTAGATTTTCATTTTCCTTTCAAAGATTCTTATAATGTTTCGTTAACTATTCCAGATGGCTATGAAGTTGAATTTTTGCCAGAAGCATCAAGTTTATTAATGGAAAATGGATATGGTGTTTTTAGGTATAATGTTTCTAGCTCTGAAAAATCTATTCAAATGCTTGTCAATTTTAATGTAAATGCTTTTTATGTGCCTTCACAAAATTATGCTACGTTAAAGAATTTTTTTAAAATAATGATAGAAAAACAGACTGAAAAAATAATTTTAATAAAGAAATAA
- a CDS encoding DUF3857 domain-containing protein, whose translation MKIKIFLFLLTFSQIFSQNDFSPLTVSKELKEKANSVVRYQNIEVTIKSQKSYRIRKRKIITVLNEYGLKNIDAREYYSSSESVNGIEAIIYDLIGKEVKKIKRKDFKDQSVADGFSVLTDNRIIYLDYTPTQYPFTIEYISDVTSSNTAFIPSWYPIDDYYESVQKSVFKLDFIPELGFKYKELNFEGYDIKKTEESNSISYSVENLVAEKPEDYSPSFKEIVPNVIFGLENFSLEGVEGSAKSWGEFGKIWYKELVYDDSKISAETVEEINKITNNIKDPIEKAKVIYKYVQNKTRYVSIQLGIGGWKPMSAKDVDRLGYGDCKALSNYTRILLENVGVKSFYTVIYGDTNKRDLDKDFVSLQGNHAILTLPYNDKNYFLECTSQTNPFAFGGDFTDDRYALIIKEEGAFVLKTNQFKTLDSYQNTIGNYSITENGELNGGFESKSGGIQYDNKAFLGREKDKNKLYKHYKERYGWINGLKINSLEVNENQENIEFVEKLSISSSNYCTSAGNSLYFPVNAFNRSENIPKKYRNRKYDFELSRGFQDQDVVEVSLPVNYDIEYLPEELVIENKFGKYSFKLVKLENNKLKLIRILAIDSGSFSKEEYEEYRAFREQIAKHDNSKIVLTKK comes from the coding sequence ATGAAAATTAAAATATTTTTATTCCTATTAACTTTTAGTCAGATTTTTTCACAAAATGATTTTAGTCCATTAACAGTTTCTAAAGAACTTAAGGAAAAAGCTAATAGTGTAGTTCGTTATCAAAATATTGAAGTAACAATAAAATCTCAAAAATCATATAGAATTAGAAAGAGAAAGATAATTACTGTCTTAAATGAATATGGTTTGAAAAATATTGATGCAAGAGAGTATTATAGTAGTTCAGAAAGTGTTAATGGTATAGAAGCAATTATTTATGATCTTATAGGAAAGGAAGTTAAGAAAATTAAAAGAAAGGATTTTAAAGATCAAAGTGTTGCAGATGGCTTTTCTGTGCTTACAGATAATAGAATAATCTATCTTGATTACACACCTACACAGTATCCATTTACGATAGAGTACATAAGCGATGTCACGAGTTCTAATACAGCATTCATTCCAAGTTGGTATCCTATCGATGATTACTACGAAAGTGTACAGAAATCGGTGTTTAAGCTGGATTTTATTCCTGAGTTAGGTTTTAAATATAAAGAGCTAAACTTCGAAGGCTATGATATTAAAAAGACAGAAGAGTCAAATTCTATAAGTTATAGTGTAGAGAATTTAGTAGCGGAAAAGCCTGAAGATTATTCCCCAAGCTTTAAAGAAATTGTCCCAAATGTAATTTTTGGTTTAGAGAATTTTTCACTTGAAGGAGTTGAAGGTAGCGCTAAGTCATGGGGCGAATTTGGTAAAATTTGGTATAAAGAATTAGTTTACGACGATTCGAAAATAAGTGCTGAGACAGTTGAAGAAATTAATAAAATAACAAACAATATTAAGGATCCAATTGAAAAAGCTAAAGTTATATACAAGTACGTTCAAAATAAAACAAGATATGTTAGTATTCAATTAGGTATTGGAGGTTGGAAACCTATGTCTGCTAAAGATGTTGATAGATTAGGTTATGGAGATTGTAAAGCTTTATCTAATTATACAAGAATTTTGTTAGAAAATGTTGGAGTGAAATCGTTTTATACGGTTATTTATGGGGACACAAATAAAAGAGATTTAGACAAAGATTTTGTTTCACTACAAGGAAATCATGCTATTTTAACATTGCCTTATAATGATAAAAATTATTTCTTAGAATGCACGAGTCAAACAAATCCATTTGCATTCGGAGGAGATTTTACAGATGATAGATATGCTTTAATTATTAAAGAAGAAGGAGCTTTTGTTTTAAAAACAAATCAATTTAAAACCTTAGATAGCTATCAAAATACAATTGGAAATTATTCAATTACCGAGAACGGAGAATTAAATGGAGGTTTTGAATCTAAGTCAGGTGGTATTCAATATGATAATAAAGCCTTTTTAGGAAGAGAAAAAGATAAAAATAAGTTGTATAAACATTACAAAGAAAGATATGGTTGGATTAACGGATTGAAAATTAATAGTCTAGAAGTTAATGAAAATCAAGAAAATATTGAGTTTGTAGAGAAACTTAGTATAAGTTCATCAAACTATTGTACTTCTGCGGGTAACTCCTTATATTTTCCAGTAAATGCATTTAATAGAAGTGAAAATATTCCGAAAAAATATAGAAATAGAAAGTATGATTTTGAGCTTTCTAGAGGATTCCAAGATCAAGATGTTGTAGAAGTTAGCTTGCCTGTAAATTATGATATCGAATATTTACCAGAAGAATTAGTAATTGAGAATAAGTTCGGTAAGTATAGTTTTAAATTAGTTAAATTAGAAAATAACAAATTAAAATTGATTAGAATTCTAGCTATAGATTCAGGTAGTTTTAGTAAGGAAGAGTATGAAGAATATAGAGCCTTTAGAGAACAAATCGCAAAACATGACAATTCAAAAATCGTACTAACAAAAAAATAA
- the dtd gene encoding D-aminoacyl-tRNA deacylase, whose translation MRVVIQKVLEAAVTIENKIVANIDRGLLVFVGIEDSDTNEDINWLTSKIINLRIFEDENHVMNFSVKDVSGDIVVVSQFTLHALTKKGNRPSYIKAAKPDVAIPIYELFIDKMESELGKKIQTGQFGADMKVSLINDGPVTITIDTKNKE comes from the coding sequence GAAAATAAAATTGTAGCAAATATTGATAGAGGATTGCTTGTTTTTGTAGGTATTGAAGATTCCGATACAAATGAAGATATTAACTGGCTGACTTCTAAAATAATTAATTTAAGGATTTTTGAAGATGAGAATCATGTTATGAACTTTTCAGTTAAAGATGTTAGTGGAGATATTGTCGTTGTAAGTCAATTCACACTTCATGCATTAACTAAAAAAGGAAATCGACCAAGCTATATAAAAGCAGCGAAACCAGATGTTGCTATTCCGATTTATGAATTGTTTATTGATAAGATGGAGAGTGAATTAGGGAAAAAAATTCAAACAGGTCAATTTGGAGCAGATATGAAGGTGTCATTAATTAATGATGGTCCTGTTACAATTACAATCGATACAAAAAACAAAGAATAA